One region of Azoarcus sp. CIB genomic DNA includes:
- a CDS encoding lysophospholipid acyltransferase family protein yields the protein MSRGGPMRGGPTLPGLLRRLHEYVLLYLGLGYLGTICLLWTPLAMLLYPVLPARVGRRLGRFVINRGFKGYIRFLVLIGACRFDLSALDKLRGQGPLILAPNHPSLLDAVMVISRLPDVACIMKAGLMDNLFLGAGARIARYIRNDSPVRMVGSATGDLSAGSFLLIFPEGTRTTRMPVNPLMSSIGLISRRARVPVQTIFIETDSPYLCKGWPLFRKPEMPVVYRVRLGRRFDPPASVQPFMAELERYFVAELDDAVLPQPPERDGGTMSSTI from the coding sequence ATGAGTAGAGGTGGGCCGATGCGGGGCGGGCCGACGCTGCCGGGCCTGCTGCGGCGTCTGCACGAATACGTGTTGCTCTACCTCGGGCTGGGCTACCTCGGCACGATCTGCCTGCTGTGGACGCCGCTCGCGATGTTGCTGTATCCGGTGCTGCCGGCACGTGTCGGACGGCGGCTGGGGCGCTTCGTCATCAACCGGGGCTTCAAGGGCTACATCCGTTTCCTGGTCCTCATCGGCGCGTGCCGTTTCGACCTATCCGCGCTGGACAAGCTGCGCGGGCAGGGACCGCTGATCCTCGCGCCAAACCACCCGAGCCTGCTGGACGCGGTGATGGTGATCTCGCGCCTGCCAGACGTCGCCTGCATCATGAAGGCGGGCCTCATGGACAACCTCTTCCTCGGAGCCGGCGCACGGATCGCCCGCTACATCCGCAACGATTCGCCAGTGCGCATGGTGGGCAGCGCGACCGGCGACCTCTCTGCGGGCAGCTTCCTGCTCATATTTCCGGAGGGCACGCGCACGACACGCATGCCAGTCAATCCGCTGATGAGCAGCATCGGACTGATTTCGCGGCGCGCCAGGGTGCCGGTGCAGACGATTTTCATCGAGACGGATTCGCCCTACCTGTGCAAGGGCTGGCCCCTGTTCCGCAAGCCGGAAATGCCGGTCGTGTATCGCGTGCGCCTCGGACGGCGCTTCGATCCGCCTGCCAGCGTGCAGCCTTTCATGGCTGAACTCGAGCGCTATTTCGTTGCCGAACTCGACGATGCCGTTCTACCGCAACCGCCGGAAAGGGACGGTGGCACAATGTCGTCTACGATCTGA
- the fabG gene encoding 3-oxoacyl-ACP reductase FabG: MKRALVTGGSGGIGAAICRRLARDGHHVFIHANRNADKAEALAAEIRSAGGSAEAIAFDVTDAAATAAALEAIGADAPLQVLVNNAGIHDDAVFPGMRADQWQRVIDVSLNGFFNVTQPLTMPMIRTRWGRIITISSVAAITGNRGQTNYAAAKGALHSASKSLAQELASRGVTVNVVAPGIIDTAMSEDAFDAEAIARIVPMKRAGKPEEVADLVGFLASPQAAYITGQVISINGGMI; the protein is encoded by the coding sequence TTGAAGCGCGCACTCGTCACCGGCGGAAGCGGCGGCATCGGCGCGGCAATCTGCCGCCGCCTTGCCCGCGACGGCCATCATGTGTTCATCCACGCCAACCGCAACGCCGACAAGGCCGAAGCGCTTGCCGCCGAAATCCGCAGCGCGGGCGGCAGCGCCGAGGCGATCGCATTCGACGTCACCGACGCCGCGGCCACCGCGGCCGCGCTCGAGGCGATCGGCGCCGACGCTCCGCTGCAAGTCCTCGTGAACAATGCCGGCATCCACGACGACGCAGTGTTCCCCGGCATGCGCGCCGACCAGTGGCAGCGCGTCATCGACGTGTCGCTGAACGGCTTCTTCAACGTCACCCAGCCGCTCACGATGCCGATGATCCGCACCCGCTGGGGGCGCATCATCACGATATCGTCGGTGGCGGCGATCACCGGCAACCGTGGCCAAACGAACTATGCGGCGGCGAAGGGCGCCCTGCACTCGGCAAGCAAGTCGCTCGCGCAGGAACTCGCGAGCCGGGGCGTCACGGTGAATGTCGTCGCCCCCGGCATCATCGACACCGCGATGAGCGAGGACGCCTTCGACGCGGAGGCGATCGCCCGCATCGTGCCGATGAAACGCGCCGGAAAGCCCGAAGAGGTCGCCGACCTGGTGGGCTTCCTTGCATCACCCCAGGCGGCCTACATCACCGGCCAGGTAATCTCGATCAATGGCGGGATGATCTGA
- the ovoA gene encoding 5-histidylcysteine sulfoxide synthase — MTDDVTDESWRQNLEGRFDDRLGLVRPPDWWTALTPERCPGWTADGTLTSLPLPNLATCTRDEVRAYFDNGWTLTELLFSGLIGEEAFYRPPYHRLRHPMVFYYCHPPALYINKLRVAGLIPAPLNPYFERIFETGVDEMRWDDMSKNAMRWPAFDEAHAYRRSVYALVRRVIDEHPGLADGHPPITQDDPLWALFLGFEHERIHLETSSVLIHELPLRLVRRPAGWAPLHPSATRPAAFPPVPGRDYPEMELLPVGAARLQLGKPADWPSYGWDNEYGSRSVDVQPFRAARGLVSNGEFWQFVADGGYREREWWSDTGWSWRTYRNIKWPTFWVPDGPAGSHRFRLRTLFEEIDMRWDWPAEVNWHEARAYCAWLSARQGLPCRLPSEAEHNALRDPVGTVADDPVMAASGEGLMHQRGLNLNLGCGSPTPVTGGRPTARGFHDVFGNVWQWLGDQFNPLPGAEIHPYYDDFSSPCYDGEHQMILGGSWISTGDEASVWSRFHFRPHFFQHAGFRIVQAAHDGGAVRLDAADAPGRAYESAGITNEYLLLHYGSPQEQMPHESGPREACQFPLRSARWLIDGARELGITTGRALDVGCAVGGASFELARVFGEVLGIDLSRSFIDAATTLRENGALDYACRDEGELGYPLQARVDPAIERSRVAFRQADACSLPAELMDYDAVLLANLLCRLPSPKSLLGRLGGPRGLVRTGGVVAILSPYTWLEQFTPRGAWLGGYMDGERAVRSADTLKALLGADGFELRREAEMPLVIREHARKYQYIVTHAMLWQRVR, encoded by the coding sequence ATGACAGACGACGTGACCGACGAAAGCTGGCGACAGAATCTCGAGGGACGTTTCGACGACCGCCTCGGCCTCGTGCGCCCCCCGGACTGGTGGACCGCGCTTACGCCCGAGCGCTGCCCGGGGTGGACGGCGGACGGCACGCTCACCTCGCTGCCGCTGCCGAACCTCGCGACCTGCACGCGCGACGAAGTCCGCGCCTATTTCGACAACGGCTGGACGCTCACCGAGCTGCTGTTCTCCGGCCTGATCGGTGAAGAGGCCTTCTACCGCCCCCCGTATCACCGTCTGCGACATCCGATGGTGTTCTACTACTGCCACCCCCCGGCGCTCTACATCAACAAGCTGCGCGTGGCCGGACTGATTCCCGCGCCGCTCAATCCCTACTTCGAACGCATCTTCGAAACCGGCGTCGATGAGATGCGCTGGGACGATATGTCGAAGAACGCGATGCGCTGGCCAGCGTTCGACGAGGCCCACGCCTACCGCAGGTCGGTGTACGCGCTGGTTCGGCGCGTCATCGACGAGCATCCCGGCCTCGCCGACGGCCACCCGCCGATCACGCAGGACGATCCGCTGTGGGCGCTGTTCTTGGGCTTCGAACACGAGCGCATCCATCTCGAAACCTCGTCCGTGCTGATCCACGAGCTGCCACTGCGCCTCGTGCGCCGGCCTGCGGGATGGGCGCCCCTGCATCCCTCCGCGACGCGCCCTGCCGCCTTTCCGCCGGTTCCCGGACGTGACTATCCGGAAATGGAACTCCTGCCCGTCGGTGCCGCACGGCTGCAGCTCGGCAAACCCGCCGACTGGCCCTCCTACGGCTGGGACAACGAATACGGCAGCCGCAGCGTCGACGTGCAGCCTTTCCGCGCCGCCCGCGGCCTCGTGAGCAACGGCGAGTTCTGGCAGTTCGTCGCCGACGGCGGCTACCGCGAGCGCGAATGGTGGTCCGACACGGGCTGGTCCTGGCGCACCTACCGCAACATCAAGTGGCCGACGTTCTGGGTGCCCGACGGACCCGCCGGATCCCACCGCTTCCGCCTGCGCACGCTGTTCGAGGAAATCGACATGCGCTGGGACTGGCCTGCCGAGGTCAACTGGCACGAGGCGAGGGCCTACTGCGCGTGGTTGAGCGCCCGACAGGGACTGCCCTGCCGCCTGCCGAGCGAGGCCGAGCACAATGCCCTGCGCGACCCGGTCGGCACCGTCGCCGACGATCCGGTCATGGCCGCGAGTGGTGAGGGCCTGATGCACCAACGCGGCCTCAACCTCAACCTCGGCTGCGGCTCTCCGACCCCCGTCACGGGCGGCAGGCCGACCGCGAGAGGCTTCCACGACGTCTTCGGCAATGTGTGGCAATGGCTGGGCGACCAGTTCAATCCGCTGCCCGGCGCCGAGATTCACCCCTACTACGACGATTTCAGCAGTCCGTGCTACGACGGCGAGCACCAGATGATCCTCGGTGGCTCGTGGATCTCGACCGGCGACGAGGCGAGCGTGTGGTCGCGCTTCCATTTCCGCCCGCACTTCTTCCAGCATGCGGGATTCCGCATCGTGCAGGCCGCCCACGACGGCGGCGCCGTGCGTCTCGATGCTGCCGATGCGCCGGGCAGGGCCTACGAGAGCGCCGGGATCACCAACGAGTACCTGCTGCTGCACTACGGCAGCCCGCAAGAGCAGATGCCGCACGAATCGGGACCGCGCGAGGCCTGCCAGTTCCCGCTGCGCTCGGCACGCTGGCTGATCGACGGCGCACGCGAACTCGGCATCACGACAGGTCGGGCGCTCGACGTCGGCTGCGCGGTCGGCGGCGCGAGCTTCGAGCTCGCGCGCGTGTTCGGCGAAGTGCTCGGCATTGACCTGAGCCGCTCCTTCATCGACGCGGCCACCACGCTGCGGGAGAATGGCGCCCTCGACTACGCCTGCCGCGACGAAGGCGAGCTCGGCTACCCGCTGCAGGCGCGCGTCGATCCCGCCATCGAGCGCAGCCGCGTTGCCTTCCGCCAGGCCGACGCCTGCTCGCTGCCCGCCGAGCTCATGGACTACGATGCGGTGCTGCTCGCCAACCTGCTGTGCCGCCTCCCGAGTCCGAAGTCGCTGCTCGGGCGGCTCGGCGGGCCGCGCGGACTGGTGCGCACCGGCGGCGTCGTCGCCATCCTGTCGCCCTACACCTGGCTCGAACAGTTCACGCCGCGCGGCGCCTGGCTGGGCGGCTACATGGACGGCGAACGCGCCGTGCGCAGCGCCGACACCCTGAAGGCCCTGCTCGGCGCCGACGGCTTCGAACTCCGGCGTGAAGCCGAAATGCCCCTCGTAATCCGCGAGCACGCGCGCAAGTACCAGTACATCGTGACGCACGCGATGCTCTGGCAGCGCGTGCGCTGA
- a CDS encoding LysR family transcriptional regulator — protein MDKLIAMNVFRTVIDCGSFARASAKLGISTTTASRHVADLEQALGVSLLHRSTRKISLTEPGTMYYERCCMHLDEIAATELAVSADNASLSGCLRISVPYSFSNVFLARHFSRFVESHPALKTEVRFSDRIVDLAQEGVDLAVRITRSVSGMYVARRLAVIRTALCASPEYLERAGVPEKPDDLVRHSCLLYTNLTSGNGWTLRRGEQEFVVPVHGTFRSNNGDMNRIAALAGRGIICEPTFIVGEDLRAGRLVRVLPEYETIPTLAHAVFLPAGRNSARIRALLDFLVAVFEDEFPAFDPVM, from the coding sequence ATGGACAAACTGATCGCGATGAACGTCTTCCGCACGGTCATCGATTGCGGCTCGTTCGCTCGCGCGTCGGCCAAGCTCGGCATTTCGACTACCACCGCGTCGCGCCACGTCGCGGACCTCGAGCAGGCGCTCGGTGTCTCGCTGCTTCACCGCAGCACGCGCAAGATCAGCCTGACCGAGCCCGGTACGATGTATTACGAGCGCTGCTGCATGCATCTGGACGAGATCGCAGCGACGGAACTCGCGGTATCCGCGGACAATGCCTCACTCAGCGGCTGCCTGCGCATCAGCGTACCGTACTCGTTCAGCAACGTCTTCCTCGCGCGGCATTTCTCCCGATTCGTAGAATCCCACCCAGCGCTCAAGACGGAGGTCCGCTTTTCCGACCGGATCGTCGATCTTGCCCAGGAGGGTGTCGATCTGGCGGTCCGCATCACGCGCAGTGTTTCGGGGATGTACGTCGCGCGGCGCCTCGCGGTAATCCGCACTGCCCTGTGCGCCAGTCCGGAATATCTGGAGCGCGCAGGAGTCCCGGAGAAGCCCGACGACCTGGTGCGCCACAGCTGTCTCTTGTACACGAATCTCACGTCCGGCAACGGGTGGACGCTGCGCAGGGGTGAGCAGGAGTTCGTCGTGCCGGTGCATGGTACGTTCCGCTCCAACAACGGCGACATGAACCGCATCGCCGCGCTCGCGGGGCGGGGCATCATCTGCGAGCCGACGTTCATCGTCGGTGAAGACCTGCGTGCCGGCCGCCTCGTGCGTGTCCTGCCCGAGTACGAGACGATCCCCACGCTGGCCCACGCGGTGTTCCTCCCGGCGGGCCGCAATTCGGCGCGCATCCGGGCCTTGCTGGATTTTCTGGTGGCAGTGTTCGAAGACGAGTTTCCGGCCTTTGATCCGGTGATGTAA
- a CDS encoding glycosyltransferase family 2 protein: protein MTSHPVTRPKSAPLPSPVEAPTATHLVLIPSYNPGPKVFETVRAARHEWMPVWVVVDGSTDGSTDGLRRMAEEDPGLRVIVLPQNSGKGAAVLHGIEQAAKQGFTHVLTMDSDGQHPAELIPDFMAASAAQPETMVLGLPVFDASAPALRVRGRKLSNWWANLETLWMGIGDSLFGFRVYPIAPLAKVMHGHRWMRRFDFDPEAVVRMAWLGVRPVNLPAPVKYFRVDEGGVSHFNYARDNLLLTWMHTRLFCGFLVRLPMLLGRRLRSSRH from the coding sequence ATGACGTCCCACCCGGTCACCCGTCCGAAATCCGCGCCGCTGCCCAGTCCGGTAGAGGCTCCCACTGCCACGCACCTGGTGCTGATCCCGAGCTACAACCCGGGGCCGAAGGTGTTCGAGACGGTGCGCGCCGCGCGCCACGAGTGGATGCCCGTCTGGGTCGTCGTCGACGGCAGCACGGACGGGTCCACCGACGGGCTGCGCCGCATGGCGGAGGAGGACCCGGGGCTGCGCGTGATCGTGCTGCCGCAGAACTCGGGCAAGGGGGCGGCGGTGCTGCACGGCATCGAGCAGGCGGCGAAGCAGGGTTTCACGCACGTGCTGACGATGGACTCTGACGGCCAGCATCCTGCGGAACTGATTCCGGACTTCATGGCGGCGTCTGCCGCGCAACCGGAGACGATGGTGCTGGGCTTGCCGGTCTTCGACGCCAGCGCCCCGGCGCTGCGTGTACGCGGGCGCAAGTTGTCGAACTGGTGGGCGAACCTCGAGACGCTGTGGATGGGGATCGGCGATTCGCTGTTCGGCTTCCGCGTCTACCCGATCGCTCCGCTCGCCAAGGTGATGCATGGCCACCGCTGGATGCGCCGCTTCGATTTCGATCCCGAGGCCGTGGTGCGCATGGCCTGGCTCGGCGTGCGCCCCGTGAACCTGCCGGCGCCGGTGAAGTACTTCCGCGTCGACGAAGGGGGGGTGTCGCACTTCAACTACGCGCGCGACAACCTGCTGCTGACGTGGATGCACACGCGGCTGTTCTGCGGCTTTCTCGTGCGTCTGCCGATGCTGCTGGGGCGACGCCTCAGATCATCCCGCCATTGA
- a CDS encoding beta-ketoacyl synthase chain length factor produces the protein MTNPPAAWIRSIGLIGPGMSDWPACAAILLGKAAWNPEKTVLNAPDQLPPAERRRAVRVVKLALGIGLQATTAVGVDPSGFATVFSSSGGDGVNCHQICETLGSDDRQISPTRFHNSVHNAAAGYWGIATGATAASAVLCAYDASFGAGLLEALAQVQVERAPCLLLAYDADYPEPLRAARPIPDAFGVALLLTPEREAESCGRLAASLTDAPADTLADSALDALRCAIPAARSLPLLTAIAERRAGRIVLDYLDHARLAVDYAE, from the coding sequence ATGACGAACCCGCCCGCGGCCTGGATCCGCAGCATCGGCCTGATCGGGCCCGGCATGTCCGACTGGCCGGCCTGCGCCGCGATCCTCCTCGGCAAGGCTGCGTGGAACCCGGAAAAGACCGTTCTCAACGCCCCCGATCAGCTGCCGCCGGCCGAACGCCGTCGTGCGGTGCGGGTGGTGAAGCTCGCCCTGGGTATCGGCTTGCAGGCGACGACTGCAGTCGGCGTGGATCCGTCCGGGTTCGCGACCGTCTTCTCGTCCTCCGGCGGCGACGGCGTCAATTGCCACCAGATCTGCGAAACCCTCGGATCGGACGACCGCCAGATCTCGCCGACGCGTTTTCACAACTCGGTGCATAACGCCGCCGCCGGTTACTGGGGCATCGCCACCGGCGCGACCGCCGCCTCGGCGGTGCTGTGCGCTTACGACGCCAGCTTCGGCGCGGGCCTCCTCGAAGCGCTCGCGCAGGTCCAGGTCGAGCGCGCGCCCTGCCTGCTGCTCGCCTACGACGCCGACTACCCAGAACCACTGCGGGCGGCGCGCCCGATTCCCGACGCCTTCGGCGTCGCACTGCTGCTGACGCCCGAGCGGGAAGCGGAAAGCTGCGGACGCCTCGCTGCAAGCCTGACCGACGCCCCCGCCGACACCCTCGCGGATTCCGCGCTCGACGCCCTGCGCTGCGCTATCCCCGCCGCGCGCAGCCTGCCCCTGCTGACCGCGATCGCCGAGCGCCGCGCGGGCCGCATCGTCCTCGACTATCTCGACCACGCCCGCCTCGCGGTCGATTACGCGGAATGA
- a CDS encoding SDR family NAD(P)-dependent oxidoreductase — protein sequence MEQRKLALIVGAGPGLGRSLARRFGAAEMNVALAARNLERLENLSVECAGIGRGAHAYRCDAGREEDVQALFRAVRSDYACPDVVVYNAGAFVARGIVETSAEEFERCWRVGCLGGFLVGREAARAMLERVGQGGPGGTILFTGATASLRGSAGFHNLAVGKFGLRALAQSMARELQPKGIHVAHVLIDGRIRPSSVVEHTDAHDGDALLDPDAIAEAYYQLYRQPRSAWTQELDLRPWVERF from the coding sequence ATGGAACAGCGAAAACTTGCACTGATCGTCGGCGCCGGGCCGGGGCTCGGCCGCTCGCTCGCGCGCCGTTTCGGCGCTGCAGAGATGAATGTCGCGCTCGCAGCGCGCAACCTCGAGCGGCTGGAGAACCTCAGCGTGGAATGCGCCGGTATCGGTCGCGGCGCCCATGCCTACCGCTGCGATGCCGGGCGCGAAGAGGATGTCCAGGCGCTGTTCCGGGCGGTACGCAGCGACTACGCATGCCCGGATGTCGTGGTGTACAACGCGGGCGCTTTCGTCGCGCGCGGCATCGTGGAGACCAGCGCGGAAGAGTTCGAACGCTGCTGGCGCGTAGGCTGCCTGGGCGGATTCCTCGTCGGGCGCGAGGCGGCGCGGGCGATGCTGGAGCGCGTCGGACAGGGCGGACCCGGCGGGACCATCCTGTTCACCGGAGCCACCGCCAGCCTGCGCGGGAGCGCCGGGTTCCACAACCTCGCGGTCGGCAAGTTCGGCCTGCGTGCGTTGGCGCAAAGCATGGCACGCGAACTGCAGCCCAAGGGCATCCACGTGGCGCACGTGTTGATTGACGGCCGGATCCGGCCATCGAGCGTCGTCGAGCATACCGACGCGCACGACGGCGACGCGCTGCTCGACCCGGACGCGATCGCCGAGGCTTATTACCAGCTGTACCGGCAGCCGCGCAGCGCCTGGACGCAGGAGCTGGATCTGCGTCCGTGGGTGGAGCGGTTCTGA
- a CDS encoding hotdog family protein encodes MTMQPATLDRDAIAARIPHQGNMCLLSGVDAWDADAIRCRATSHRDADNPLRDDSGLPATSAIEYAAQAMAVHGALLATPGEPPRAGFLASVRSVEIAVERLDTVAADLDIRAERITGNDNQILYSFTVAADGRVLVSGRAAVILDAGALGAGLSGSQS; translated from the coding sequence ATGACCATGCAGCCCGCCACGCTCGACCGCGATGCCATCGCCGCACGCATCCCGCACCAGGGCAACATGTGCCTGCTCTCCGGCGTCGACGCGTGGGACGCCGACGCGATCCGCTGCCGCGCGACGAGCCACCGCGACGCCGACAACCCGCTGCGCGACGATAGCGGCCTGCCGGCGACGAGCGCCATCGAGTACGCCGCACAGGCGATGGCCGTGCACGGCGCCCTGCTCGCAACGCCGGGCGAGCCCCCGCGCGCGGGTTTCCTCGCGAGCGTGCGCAGCGTCGAGATTGCGGTCGAACGGCTCGACACCGTCGCCGCCGATCTCGACATCCGTGCCGAACGCATCACCGGCAACGACAACCAGATCCTCTATTCCTTCACCGTCGCCGCGGACGGGCGAGTGCTCGTTTCCGGCCGCGCCGCGGTGATCCTCGATGCGGGCGCCCTCGGCGCCGGCCTCAGCGGGAGCCAATCTTGA
- a CDS encoding MipA/OmpV family protein, whose amino-acid sequence MRAADAGAESGLLRRGVLAVLLAPAFVPAAAPAAEKPLWELGAGLTVLQFPAYRGSDEDRLFVLPVPYVVYRGEFLKADRQGIRGTFFDSDRVELNLSLGASPPVSSDRVKAREGMPDLKPTVEIGPSLDVQLWRSADERLRLRTRLPLRAGFTVEGSPESTGWQFTPQLNLDWRDPAGLNGWTLGLVAGPVYGDRRQHRYFYTVEANEATPLRPAYDARGGYGGTQVLAALWKRYPGWWIGGFVRYDSLAGAVFEDSPLVKRKDYVAAGFAVTWVLGESTRRVDADE is encoded by the coding sequence ATGAGGGCGGCGGATGCAGGGGCGGAGAGCGGGTTGCTGCGGCGCGGAGTGCTTGCCGTGCTGCTGGCGCCCGCGTTTGTTCCGGCCGCCGCACCGGCCGCGGAGAAACCGCTGTGGGAACTCGGTGCGGGCCTCACCGTGCTGCAGTTTCCCGCATACCGCGGATCGGATGAGGACCGACTGTTCGTGCTCCCGGTGCCTTATGTCGTTTATCGCGGCGAGTTCCTGAAGGCGGACCGGCAGGGGATTCGTGGCACCTTCTTCGACAGCGACCGCGTCGAGCTGAACCTCAGTCTCGGTGCTTCTCCGCCGGTCAGCAGCGATCGCGTGAAGGCGCGCGAGGGCATGCCCGACTTGAAGCCGACGGTCGAGATCGGCCCATCGCTCGATGTGCAGCTGTGGCGTTCGGCGGACGAGCGCTTGCGACTGCGTACGCGGCTGCCGCTGCGTGCGGGCTTCACGGTGGAAGGCAGCCCCGAGTCGACAGGCTGGCAGTTCACGCCGCAGCTCAACCTCGACTGGCGCGATCCCGCCGGGCTGAACGGCTGGACGCTCGGCCTCGTCGCGGGGCCGGTGTATGGCGACCGGCGGCAGCACCGCTATTTCTACACGGTCGAGGCGAACGAGGCGACGCCGCTGCGCCCTGCCTACGACGCCCGCGGCGGCTACGGCGGAACGCAGGTGCTGGCGGCGCTGTGGAAGCGCTATCCGGGCTGGTGGATCGGCGGTTTCGTGCGCTACGACAGCCTCGCCGGCGCGGTGTTCGAGGACAGCCCGCTGGTGAAGCGCAAGGATTATGTCGCCGCGGGCTTCGCGGTGACCTGGGTCCTGGGCGAATCCACGCGTCGGGTCGACGCCGATGAGTAG
- a CDS encoding beta-ketoacyl-[acyl-carrier-protein] synthase family protein, with the protein MHPLLISAYTASSCLGRGLEPLLEALLAGRSGLKPCAFETVALQTWIGEVEGADDERLPAALARFDCRNNRLAQLGLVQDGFADAVRAAMSRYGAHRIGVFLGTSTSGILETELAYRRRTPDTGALPADFNYAGTHNTFSLADFVQHWFGLTGPAVVVSSACSSSAKVFASAARMIASGLIDAALVGGVDSLCLTTLYGFNSLELTSSQACRPFDRARDGISIGEGAAFALVERTPDSLPPDAILLLGYGESSDAYHMSSPHPEGRGARQAMDAALARAGLAPRDIDYINLHGTATPSNDDAEGKAVTGLFGDATPCSSTKGATGHTLGAAGGVEAVIAALAIRDGFIPAGAGTSDPEAGLDYVLATRHQTVRRVLSNSFGFGGTNCSLILGCPA; encoded by the coding sequence GTGCATCCGCTGCTGATTTCCGCCTACACCGCGTCGTCCTGCCTCGGGCGCGGGCTGGAGCCGCTACTCGAAGCGCTGCTCGCCGGCCGGTCCGGGCTCAAGCCCTGCGCTTTCGAGACCGTCGCGCTGCAAACATGGATCGGCGAAGTAGAAGGCGCCGACGACGAACGACTCCCCGCGGCGCTGGCACGTTTCGACTGTCGCAACAACCGGCTTGCGCAACTCGGCCTGGTGCAGGACGGCTTCGCCGACGCGGTTCGCGCGGCGATGTCACGCTATGGAGCCCATCGCATCGGCGTGTTCCTCGGCACGAGCACCTCCGGCATCCTCGAGACCGAACTCGCCTACCGCCGGCGCACACCGGATACCGGAGCGCTTCCGGCCGACTTCAACTACGCCGGCACGCACAACACCTTCTCGCTGGCCGACTTCGTGCAGCACTGGTTCGGACTGACGGGGCCCGCCGTGGTCGTCTCGTCGGCCTGCTCGTCCAGCGCCAAGGTGTTCGCCTCCGCCGCACGCATGATCGCGAGCGGTCTGATCGACGCGGCCCTCGTTGGTGGCGTCGACTCGCTGTGCCTCACGACGCTGTATGGCTTCAATTCGCTGGAGCTCACGTCGTCGCAGGCCTGCCGTCCCTTCGATCGCGCCCGCGACGGCATCTCGATCGGCGAAGGGGCCGCCTTCGCTCTGGTAGAGCGGACGCCGGATTCACTTCCGCCGGACGCGATCCTCTTGCTCGGCTACGGCGAATCGAGCGACGCCTACCACATGTCCTCGCCGCACCCGGAGGGTCGCGGCGCCCGTCAGGCGATGGACGCCGCGCTGGCGCGCGCCGGCCTGGCGCCGCGCGACATCGACTACATCAACCTCCACGGCACGGCGACGCCGAGCAACGACGACGCCGAAGGCAAGGCCGTGACAGGGCTCTTCGGCGACGCGACGCCCTGCAGCTCTACGAAGGGCGCAACCGGTCACACCCTCGGCGCCGCCGGGGGCGTCGAGGCCGTGATCGCCGCGCTCGCGATCCGCGACGGCTTCATTCCGGCAGGAGCCGGCACCTCCGATCCCGAAGCGGGGCTCGATTATGTACTCGCCACGCGTCACCAGACGGTGCGACGCGTTCTCAGCAACTCCTTCGGATTCGGCGGCACGAATTGCAGCCTGATCCTCGGCTGCCCAGCATGA